The following coding sequences lie in one Spinacia oleracea cultivar Varoflay chromosome 1, BTI_SOV_V1, whole genome shotgun sequence genomic window:
- the LOC130465794 gene encoding uncharacterized protein: MNCKNNGFSGSAFHKLFWIVANAYNEYVFGKAMEKISEYNANATAYLNSCIEQWSRHKFDSTVCCDHNTTNFVESFNACTKPFRDMPVFSLLEAIRSWCMQRVGARFDKAVDMEEGQLTAYALKELEERTAESRLCYATACGGGEFEVRDGHVNFPIRLATRSCACEKWQICGIPCKHAPRVIYDQRMNPHDFISPWFKAAAYKLTYAEHIHPMADPSQWPDFGLPSIQPPTIKRPSGRPAKKRKRGANEPKKGKRNTNVKCGKCREFGHNSRTCKSGGTSATGPSTSKSGAAGASTSNGGPNTRKRSKAAA; the protein is encoded by the exons ATGAATTGTAAGAACAATGGCTTCAGTGGATCTGCATTCCACAAGCTATTTTGGATAGTTGCTAATGCATACAATGAGTATGTGTTTGGTAAGGCCATGGAAAAGATCAGTGAGTACAATGCAAATGCCACTGCATACTTGAACAGCTGCATTGAGCAGTGGTCTAGGCATAAGTTTGACTCTACTGtttgttgtgatcacaacacaACAAACTTTGTGGAGTCATTCAATGCATGCACAAAGCCCTTCAGAGACATGCCTGTCTTCTCATTATTGGAAG CAATCAGAAGTTGGTGTATGCAGAGGGTGGGGGCTAGATTTGACAAGGCAGTTGACATGGAGGAAGGTCAGCTCACTGCATATGCATTGAAAGAGTTAGAGGAGAGGACAGCTGAGTCCAGGTTATGTTATGCCACAGCATGTGGAGGGGGTGAATTTGAGGTTAGGGATGGACATGTCAACTTCCCAATTAGGCTTGCAACAAGAAGTTGTGCCTGTGAGAAGTGGCAGATCTGTGGAATCCCCTGCAAGCATGCACCGAGGGTCATATATGACCAAAGGATGAACCCCCATGATTTCATATCCCCATGGTTCAAGGCTGCTGCATACAAGCTAACCTATGCAGAACATATTCATCCTATGGCAGATCCATCTCAGTGGCCTGACTTTGGCCTTCCTTCCATTCAGCCTCCAACCATCAAAAGACCATCTGGCAGACCtgctaagaagagaaagagaggggCAAATGAACCAAAGAAAGGGAAGAGGAACACAAATGTGAAATGTGGAAAGTGTAGAGAGTTTGGTCACAACTCAAGAACATGCAAGAGTGGAGGAACAAGTGCCACTGGACCAAGTACTTCAAAGAGTGGTGCAGCAGGAGCAAGTACATCAAATGGGGGACCAAACACAAGGAAGAGGTCAAAGGCAGCTGCATAG